In Xiphophorus maculatus strain JP 163 A chromosome 18, X_maculatus-5.0-male, whole genome shotgun sequence, a single genomic region encodes these proteins:
- the hip1 gene encoding huntingtin-interacting protein 1 isoform X3: MDLSKIAVSINKAINTQEVAVKEKHARTCILGTHHEKGAHTFWAAVNRLPLSSNAVLCWKFCHVFHKLLRDGHPNVIKDSMRNKADLADMSRMWGHLSEGYGKLCSIYLKLLITKMEFHIKNPRFPGNLQMSNRQLDEAGENDVNNFFQLTVEMFDYLECELNLFLGVFNSLDMSRSVSVTAAGQCRLAPLIQVILDCSHLYDYTVKLLFKLHSCLPADTLQGHRDRFQEQFKKLKSLFYRSSNLQYFKRLIQIPQLPENPPNFLRASALSEHISPVVVIPAESSSPESEHVVETEDLVDTDVPSLPAPPEVKFDDLFGTSAAIDPFNFNSQNGMRKDDKDRLIEQLTREIQALKEELESFRLESGRLCQALRGRVNELEAELAEQSHLRLQAAGESEFLKAELDDLRRAREDTEKEQRSLTEIERKAQANEQRYTKLKEKYTELVQSHADLLRKNAEVTRQMTVARAAQDEVEAVRREMQEKVKSAQEAADRQEREQVKQLQELQRELVSTQTDLDSLKTIMASSQQSSSEVLGTQLVALESEKAELVQTLSKVEAELAVQGEELQRVQSSLATERESGVKTAEALQNQLNEKESREQALESQLVAARWSSLQGAVGEAKRIIQDSLSQIDDPAHISCTSSADYLASRCQASLDSMERLQSAREAFLADNTAVLELVRVVTQCGHLVGDTIVQGSATSHMVPVEQADALSESVKTCGSEALALLGQMKQQDRLAAADCSKLRAALEAILTTAEKLRPRGLELQQGELGDLVEQEMAATSAAVESAAARIEEMLNKSRAIDTGIKMEVNERILASCTELMQAIKELILSSKDLQRDIVESGRGAASMKEFYAKNSRWTEGLISASKAVGWGATVMVDAADMVVQGKGKFEELMVCSHEIAASTAQLVAASKVKADKDSANLHRLQQASRGVTQATAAVVASTKSGKSQIEDTETMDFSSMTLTQIKRQEMDAQVLVLELETRLQKERERLGELRKKHYELAGVAEGWGEEEEGTG, encoded by the exons GGTCATCTGAGTGAAGGCTATGGGAAGCTGTGCAGCATCTACCTCAAACTGCTCATCACCAAAATGGAGTTTCACATTAAA AACCCTCGTTTCCCCGGCAACCTGCAGATGTCGAACAGGCAGCTCGACGAGGCGGGAGAGAACGACGTCAACAACTT CTTCCAGCTAACAGTGGAGATGTTTGACTACCTGGAGTGTGAGCTCAACCTCTTCCTTGGAG TGTTCAACTCTCTGGACATGTCTCGGTCTGTGTCGGTGACGGCGGCCGGTCAGTGCCGCTTGGCTCCCCTCATCCAGGTCATCCTGGACTGCAGCCATCTGTACGACTACACCGTCAAGCTGCTGTTCAAGCTGCACTCCT gcCTTCCAGCCGACACTCTCCAGGGCCACAGAGATCGCTTCCAGGAGCAGTTTAAGAA GCTGAAGAGTCTCTTCTATCGCTCCAGTAACTTGCAGTATTTCAAGAGGCTCATTCAGATCCCACAGTTGCCTGAG AACCCGCCAAACTTCCTGCGTGCGTCCGCGCTGTCAGAGCACATCAGCCCCGTGGTCGTGATCCCCGCCGAGTCGTCTTCTCCCGAGTCGGAACACGTGGTGGAAACGGAGGACCTGGTGGACACGGACGTCCCGTCCCTGCCG GCTCCCCCTGAGGTTAAGTTTGATGACCTGTTCGGCACTTCGGCTGCTATCGATCCGTTCAACTTCAACAGCCAGAACGGCATGCGCAAAGATGACAA AGATCGTCTGATCGAGCAGCTGACCAGGGAGATCCAGGCCCTCAAGGAGGAGCTGGAGTCTTTCCGACTGGAG AGTGGCCGGCTGTGTCAGGCTCTGAGGGGTCGCGTCAACGAGCTGGAGGCGGAGCTCGCCGAGCAGAGCCACCTGAGGCTGCAGGCCGCAGGCGAGAGCGagttcctgaaggcggagctggACGACCTGCGGCGGGCCAGGGAGGACACGGAGAAGGAGCAGCGGAGCCTGACGGAAATCGAGA GAAAAGCTCAGGCCAACGAGCAGCGCTACACCAAGCTGAAGGAGAAATacacagaactggttcagagtCATGCAGACCTGCTGAGGAAG AACGCAGAGGTCACCCGGCAGATGACGGTGGCCCGGGCGGCTCAGGATGAGGTGGAGGCGGTCCGGAGGGAGATGCAGGAGAAGGTGAAGAGCGCGCAGGAGGCTGCGGACAGACAG GAGAGGGAACAGGTGAAGCAACttcaggagctgcagagagagcTGGTTTCCACCCAGACAGACCTGGACTCCCTGAAGACCATCATGGCCTCGTCCCAGCAG AGC TCGAGCGAAGTGCTCGGCACACAGCTGGTCGCCCTGGAGTCCGAGAAAGCAGAGCTGGTGCAGACTTTGTCAAAGGTGGAGGCGGAGCTCGCGGTCCAGGGGGAGGAGCTCCAGCGAGTTCAGAGCTCTCTGGCGACTGAGAGGGAAAGCGGAGTGAAGACGGCCGAGGCCCTGCAGAATCAGCTCAATGAGAAG GAGAGCAGGGAGCAGGCGCTGGAGAGCCAGCTGGTGGCGGCTCGCTGGTCCAGCCTGCAGGGAGCCGTGGGGGAGGCAAAGCGGATCATCCAGGACTCTTTATCTCAGATAGACGATCCGGCACACATCAGCTGCACCAGCTCTGCAG ACTATCTTGCGTCTAGATGCCAAGCCTCTTTAGACTCCATGGAGCGGCTACAGAGCGCCAGAGAGGCCTTCTTGGCCGACAACACAG CGGTGTTGGAGCTGGTGCGAGTGGTGACCCAGTGTGGCCACCTGGTGGGCGACACCATCGTTCAGGGCAGCGCCACCTCTCACATGGTTCCTGTGGAGCAAGCAGAcg CGCTGTCGGAGAGCGTGAAGACGTGCGGATCAGAAGCTCTGGCTCTGCTGGGCCAGATGAAGCAGCAGGACAGGCTGGCAGCAGCCGACTGCAGCAAGCTGAGGGCGGCTCTGGAGGCCATCCTGACCACAGCGGAG AAGCTGCGCCCGCGGGGcttggagctgcagcagggGGAGCTGGGAGATCTGGTGGAGCAGGAAATGGCTGCCACTTCAGCCGCTGTGGAGTCCGCAGCCGCCAGGATAGAG GAAATGCTGAACAAGTCCCGAGCGATTGATACAGGAATCAAGATGGAGGTCAACGAGAG gaTTCTGGCTTCCTGCACAGAGCTGATGCAGGCGATCAAGGAGCTTATTTTGTCTTCGAAAGATCTGCAAAGGGACATTGTGGAGAGTGGAAGG ggggcagctTCCATGAAGGAATTTTATGCCAAGAACTCCCGCTGGACCGAGGGCCTGATCTCTGCCTCCAAAGCTGTCGGATGGGGCGCCACGGTCATGGT TGACGCTGCCGACATGGTGGTGCAGGGAAAAGGGAAGTTTGAGGAGCTGATGGTGTGCTCCCATGAAATCGCTGCAAGCACAGCACAGCTAGTGGCTGCTTCAAAG GTGAAGGCAGATAAAGACAGCGCTAACCTGCACCGACTGCAGCAGGCGTCCCGCGGCGTCACCCAGGCAACCGCCGCTGTTGTGGCCTCCACCAAGTCTGGGAAATCCCAGATTGAAGATACAG AAACAATGGACTTCTCCAGCATGACTCTGACCCAGATCAAGCGACAAGAGATGGACGCACAG gttctggttctggagctgGAGACCCGCCTGCAGAAGGAACGGGAGCGTCTGGGCGAGCTGAGGAAGAAGCATTACGAGCTGGCCGGTGTAGCAGAGGGCTGGGGCGAGGAAGAGGAAg gcACGGGATGA
- the LOC102219494 gene encoding protein yippee-like 2, whose protein sequence is MVRMTRSKTFQAYLPSCHRTYSCIHCRAHLANHDELISKSFQGSQGRAYLFNSVVNVGCGPAEERVLLTGLHAVADIYCENCKTTLGWKYEHAFESSQKYKEGKFIIELAHMIKDNGWD, encoded by the exons ATGGTCCGGATGACGCGCTCCAAGACGTTCCAGGCGTACCTGCCGAGCTGCCACCGGACGTACAGCTGCATTCACTGCCGAGCTCACCTGGCCAACCACGACGAGCTCATCTCCAAG TCGTTCCAGGGCAGCCAGGGCAGAGCTTACCTGTTCAACTCAGT GGTGAACGTTGGGTGTGGCCCTGCAGAGGAGAGAGTTCTGCTGACAGGCCTGCATGCTGTGGCGGATATCTACTGTGAGAACTGCAAGACCACTCTGGGCTGGAAATAT GAACATGCTTTCGAGAGCAGTCAGAAGTATAAAGAGGGCAAGTTCATCATCGAGTTGGCCCACATGATCAAGGACAATGGCTGGGACTGA